The Tenebrio molitor chromosome 3, icTenMoli1.1, whole genome shotgun sequence genome contains a region encoding:
- the Prp19 gene encoding pre-mRNA-processing factor 19 — MALCCALSNEVPEHPVVSPSSGAIFEKRLIEKYIQEHGKDPISGEELTVEKLIEIKTPPIVKPKPPSATSIPATLKLLQDEWDAVMLYSFTQRQQLQTARQELSHALYQHDAACRVIARLNKEVTAAREALATLKPQAGITTVPQPAVAAEAGGIANQPTEQAGMTDDVIEKLQDKASVLTLERKKRGKTVPEELATHEQLMAFKTLASHPGLHSASVPGILALDVHNSDTSKILTGGNDRNATVFNKDTEQVVAILKGHTKKVTKVIYHPDEDLVITASPDSTIRVWNVPTSQTTLLLRAHEGPVTGLSLHPTGDYVLSTSDQHWAFSDIRSGRLLTKVADQTNIPLTTALIHPDGLIFGTGTANSQVKIWDLQEQKNVANFTGHSGAITTIAFSENGFYLATAADDACIKLWDLRKLKNFKTLQLDEDYQIRDLCFDQSGTYLAVAGTDVRVYWCKQWQELKVFNDHTATATGVRFGKHARFIASTSMDRTLKLYGLE, encoded by the exons ATGGCGTTGTGTTGTGCTc TATCGAACGAAGTGCCGGAACACCCGGTAGTTTCGCCCTCGTCGGGGGCGATATTTGAAAAGCGACTGATCGAAAAGTACATCCAAGAGCACGGAAAAGATCCCATCAGTGGCGAGGAGTTGACCGTCGAGAAACTGATCGAAATAAAGA CCCCCCCGATCGTCAAGCCGAAACCACCGAGCGCCACCAGCATTCCGGCGACGTTGAAACTCCTCCAGGACGAGTGGGATGCGGTGATGCTGTATAGTTTCACCCAGAGACAGCAGTTGCAAACAGCCCGGCAAGAGCTCAGTCACGCTCTGTACCAACACGACGCGGCATGTCGCGTCATAGCACGCCTCAACAAAGAGGTGACAGCCGCGAGAGAAGCTCTGGCGACCTTGAAGCCTCAAGCTGGAATCACGACGGTACCGCAACCGGCGGTGGCAGCGGAGGCTGGCGGTATCGCCAATCAACCAACAGAACAAGCAGGAATGACAGATGACGTCATCGAGAAACTTCAAGATAAGGCGTCGGTTTTGACGCTGGAACGCAAGAAACGGGGCAAGACTGTTCCAGAGGAGCTGGCAACGCACGAACAATTGATGGCGTTCAAGACTTTGGCCTCGCATCCG GGGTTGCATTCGGCAAGCGTTCCAGGAATCTTGGCTCTGGACGTCCATAATTCCGACACAAGTAAAATTTTGACAGGCGGTAACGACAGAAACGCGACAGTTTTTAACAAAGACACGGAACAGGTAGTGGCGATTCTTAAAGGTCACACAAAAAAAGTCACCAAGGTTATTTATCATCCGGATGAGGATCTTGTTATAACCGCGTCGCCAGATTCCACGATTCGCGTGTGGAACGTACCAACATCCCAGACTACTTTGCTGCTGCGCGCGCACGAAGGTCCCGTTACCGGATTGTCGCTTCACCCGACTGGCGATTATGTTTTGTCAACTTCCGATCAGCATTGGGCATTTTCGGATATCCGCTCGGGGCGCTTGTTGACGAAGGTCGCCGATCAGACGAACATCCCTCTCACTACCGCGCTTATTCATCCCGACGGATTGATTTTCGGGACCGGAACGGCCAATTCGCAAGTGAAGATTTGGGATTTGCAAGAACAAAAGAACGTGGCTAACTTCACGGGACACTCGGGAGCTATCACCACGATCGCGTTCTCAGAAAACGGGTTTTATCTGGCGACGGCGGCAGATGACGCTTGCATCAAATTGTGGGATTTGCGAAAGTTGAAGAACTTCAAGACTTTGCAACTAGATGAAGACTATCAAATTAGGGATTTGTGTTTCGACCAAAGCGGAACATATTTAGCAGTAGCCGGGACCGACGTCAG GGTGTATTGGTGTAAGCAGTGGCAAGAGCTGAAAGTTTTTAATGACCACACTGCTACGGCAACGGGTGTTCGATTCGGGAAACACGCTAGGTTTATAGCTTCTACCTCTATGGACAGAACCCTGAAACTCTATGGACTAGAATAA